A single window of Candidatus Kapaibacterium thiocyanatum DNA harbors:
- a CDS encoding transcriptional regulator: MIEARRDAFQAIADPTRRAIIGMVAREPVNVSAIAERFDVSRQAISLHLKILTECGLVTMRQQGRERICEAKLETLREVNEWVRQYRQFWETKLGALDKFLNKTRTSGT, encoded by the coding sequence ATGATTGAAGCACGAAGAGATGCCTTTCAGGCAATAGCGGATCCCACGAGGCGAGCGATCATCGGTATGGTTGCGAGAGAACCCGTGAACGTCAGTGCCATCGCGGAGCGGTTCGACGTGAGTCGTCAGGCCATATCACTGCATCTGAAGATCCTGACCGAATGCGGTCTGGTAACGATGAGACAGCAGGGCCGCGAACGTATCTGTGAAGCGAAACTGGAAACGTTGCGTGAAGTGAACGAGTGGGTACGGCAGTACAGGCAATTCTGGGAAACGAAACTGGGTGCATTGGACAAGTTCTTGAACAAGACCAGGACATCAGGAACATGA